GATGGATATCCACGCACGATCGAGCAGGTAAAGTTTCTTGAAAATTTATTAAAAGAGATGAATAAGCCTTTGGACCTTGTCATTAACATTCGCGTATCTGAAAGTGAAATAGTAAGGCGACTGTCCTCTCGAAGGGTCTGTCCAAAGTGTAATACAATATACAACTTGATCGATAAACCGCCTAAAAAAGATGAGCTCTGCGATGTATGTGGTAGTGATCTGATTCAAAGAGATGATGATAAGCCCGATGTAATTAGGAATAGGTTGAGAGTCTATATAAAAGAGACAGAGCCGCTCATCGATTACTACTTGAAAAAGGGCAAGGTGATTGAAATTGATGGAGAGGGGCCTATCGATCAGGTATCTCAAAGGATTAGAAGAGCGATCGATGATAAACTTACACATCGATTCACTTTTTGAATATAAATGCTCTTCAAATTAAACGCTCAATGATTATTCCAAATATTTCGATGTAAAATTGAACCACGTATTGATCAGAAGATAAATTGCATAATATGATCATATATGATGTATTCGAACCCTAAATGAGAATTCTTTAAGAAGACTTAAATTGATAATTCCTCCTTAATAATTTGGGGCCGGTAGTTCAGGGGTAGAACTGCTTAAAACTCTGAGACCCGACTTGCATGTAAATAGCCAGGAACTCGGGTGGTCGAGGGTTCAAGTCCCTCCCGGTCCACTTAACATCTATCTTGATTTTCAATTTTAAATAGACCTAAAGC
This genomic stretch from Nitrososphaerales archaeon harbors:
- a CDS encoding nucleoside monophosphate kinase; amino-acid sequence: GLKASIYIEKGQYVPDEIVNRIVSERLKQDDCNKGFILDGYPRTIEQVKFLENLLKEMNKPLDLVINIRVSESEIVRRLSSRRVCPKCNTIYNLIDKPPKKDELCDVCGSDLIQRDDDKPDVIRNRLRVYIKETEPLIDYYLKKGKVIEIDGEGPIDQVSQRIRRAIDDKLTHRFTF